A region of the Arachis hypogaea cultivar Tifrunner chromosome 15, arahy.Tifrunner.gnm2.J5K5, whole genome shotgun sequence genome:
TTTTCCGATGTTACGAGGTCGTTTAGGAAAATGGATGCTAGCATTGACAGAGTTTGATTTACAATATGTCCCGGCCAGGGCTGTGAAAGGCCAGGTCATTGCAAATTTTCTTGTTGATAATTCGAATAATCTGAATGACCAGGGGGCAAATGTAATCGATATAAAAGTCGATTATTAGAAGTTGTATTTTGATGGATCGAAGCACAAAGATGGTACATGGGTTGGAATTCTTATTATCTCACCAGAAGGGATTCCATCAGAATTTTTATTTGAGTTAAAATATCCCTGCCCGAATAATGtggcagagtatgaagccttaATTCTGGGTCTCGAAATATTAATCAGTAAAGGGGTTTTGGAAGTCCAAATACTAAGGGATTCTCAGTTAGTTTTAAAGCAGTTATCGAAGGAGTTTAAATGCAATAGTGAGAAGTTGCAGAAATATTTAGCAACAGTTTGGgagttgttaattttttttcgaaaagttTCTTTGGTTCACATCCCAAGGGTTCATAATGAAATTGCTAATGAGTTAGCCCAAATTGCTTTGAGATATAGAATCGGCCCAACAACTCTAAGAAAGTTGGCTGGTATCTATCAAATATTAGTACCTGCAGATGAAAGGGAGGCTTTGTGTATAGGCGAATGGAAAGATGATGATTGGAGAAAGCCTATTGCTGAGTATTTGAAGAATCCCAGCATCCCAattgaaagaaagataaaattgcaagtaaTAAATTTTGTCTTAATGGCCGATGAGTTGTATAAGAAAGGAATCGATGGAAGTTTGTCGAGATATTTAGGCCAAGATGATCAAAATATTGCTTTGAGCAAAGTCCATAAAGGGATATGTGGTGCTCATCAAGCTAGAAAGAAGATGAAATGGGTGTTATATCGCAATCATGTGTATTAGCCAACTATGATCAAAGATTGTATTGAATATTCAAAGGCATGTCAGGAGTGTCAAAAGCATGGTTTGACACAATAGATCCCAGCATTTGAGTTGTATTCGATCATAAAGCCATGGCCATTTAGAGGTTGAGCTTTGGATCTGATTGGTTTGATTCACCCTCCTTCATCGAAGCATCATAAATTTATCTTGGTTGCAattgattatttcacaaagtgggttgaagcagttcctttaatAGAAGTTGGTCAAAATGAAATTATAGACTTTATCGAGGAATATATAATCCATCTTGGGATTCCTCAAGCATTGAGCACTGATCAAAGGACTATGTTTACTAGTCAacgaattaaaaattttgcagccTCGAGGAATATCAATATGGTTACTTCAACCCCTTATTATGCACAGGCTAATGGGCAAGTTGAGGCagcaaataaaattctaataGGTTTGATTAAAAAACAAATCGAAAATAGACCTCGAACTTGGCATGAAACGTTAAGTCAAGTACTATGGACCGAAATCCACCAAGAGGATCAACAGGTACGTCACCTTATAAATTAGTTTATGGCCATGATGCTGTGCTCCCATTAGAAATCAATTTGAATACTTTGATGGTATCAAAACAGAATGACTTGCCGattgatgattattggaatgATATGTTTGATGAGTTAAATGAATTAGATTCAGAGCGAATATGGGCACTTGAAAATATGATTTGATAAAAAGAAAGTATTGCTCGAAATTATAATCGTCGAATAAAGGAGAAGTGTTTCAGTATAGGTGAGTTGGTTTTGAAAGTTATTTAGCCAATAGAACAGAAAAGCTACATGCTCATCGTCTGTAATAGCAGTGCCCTTCTTACCCATGTGATGAGCAATAAAGTCACTATAGGAATTGGTGGAAGCAATGGTGTATTGATGTCTGGGTTGCATGTCAGAAGTAAAATCTGGAGGACTTATCGGGAGCCCTGTAATAGCGGCTACGTCCAAAAGAGACATACCAATCATTCCACAAGGAAGGTGGAAATTGTTGATAGTTCTGTTCCAAAAGCAGGTTACAGCTCCAATCATCCAAAGGAGCATTGAAGGTGAGAAGTGGGAAAGCCTTAGAAGGTCCTGAATCCCCAGAGCCCCCCAAGCAGTGCTCTTTGTAGGAGCAAGGCGTTGGTGCCAGGCTGTGAAGTTAGTCCCTCGAGGGTTAATCTTTGAATTATTCCTGAAGGGTTTCTGATTGATGAAGAAAGAGATATCAAGGGCTTGGTTGATCAACAAATCCTCCCCCTGAGCACTAGGGAAAAAAGGTAGTTTCTTGTTTGCCCTCTCCAGGGATTCGATAGGCCCAAGGAAACAATTAGTATTTCCGCTTACTATGAAAGGGATTAGGATTCTAGAATCATTGATTTGAAGCTGTGGGTCATCAATGACTTCATCATTGACTTGATTCAACATATGGAGGACTGGTGGAGCTGGTGGTGCCACCACGGGGCCTTTACCCTTGTCTTGGGTAGCAGCATGAGTCGAAGAAGCGGCCATTGCAGAATAAAGAAGGAAGTTTGAAGGTTAAGGGTTGTGCAGAAAGATTGATGCAAGAGAAATTCAAGAAGCAAGGGTTCGAGAAAAACCGAACAAAGGCGAAAGTGTCGAATTTAAAGGGAGTGTTACTGTAGCCGTTATTGTAGAAGGAATGCAATAGGAAAAGAGGTAACTTTGTGAAGAAGGTGAAGTGGTAGAAAGAGAAAATGTAGGTCACGAAAAACGTGTCGAGTGGGTCAGTATTAATGGAGAAGTTAAATGGTAATTATTACTAATTTAGGAGatcaaaatttgaatttggattaagTATTTCATCTTCTAAAGTTGATTTCGAAGATAAACACATTAATCCAAGGGGACAATTTGTTAGTCAAAAAATATTTTCGACTAGGATGAGCCAATTTGAAGTATTAAAGAGATAATTGGGATAGAAGCATAATCGAAGAAGCGCACGTGCAAGCGTTAGTAGGGAGTTACTCGTCACAGACTTGATTTTGGACACCTCATTAATTCGAGCGGGCCTAATCGAACAAGCATTCGAATGGAAAATCGAATAGTTGCTTGAATATTGGATCGAACGGTTACATAGGTGGAGAAGTTGAAGGCTTTTACCACGTGAGGAATTGATGGGTAGCAGTTTATTAGTAAAAGAGCGGGAACGGTTACCAGGGAGTGCGCATACAAGACAGCACTGTGTAATTAATAATCGGTTACATAGGTGGACTATAAATATTAGAAAGTTTTAGAGAATAAAGGTTGGAACTTTGCTTCAGAAATTACTCACACACACTCACATCCTAGAGACTTTCTGAGTCTGCTTCGAGTTAAttatctgtagggttccttccatgtctTTATCTTTTCATTTTAACTTTCTGTAAACCTTAATTTTCAAGCAAATTTATGTTTCAAGTAATGATTTAACTTTcgaatgcaatttacattccagtACTTTTGATTTTCATGCCAAAAGCCCTTTGACCCAGTCAAAGGCacctttattattttctttaaatttcaacgcaacctttttgaatttattgtatttaacttcttttatccttttacaaatttttatttacttGTTATTTCAATACCTGTCTAATCgaagacactttgatgcacttatagaaaaCTGATACCTGCAAAAAAGGATttggtttcgctcccagaccattagaatcgaaccaccatcgatttgctaaaaatcgacaaaaacAACCTCACATGGTAATTCGAAACAATGTGCTTCAATTTGTCCATAGTATACTAATTCAAAGTTGGCTAATTCGAATTACCACCCAAGAGCAGCCCAAGGTAATTCGAATTGATTTCATTTGAATTACCAGCGAATGCCCTGTAAATATTGTTCGAGTTTAGCTCATTCGAACCACAAATTTAAACCCCTGCCCCACCAAATCTCTAGAGAAAATACCATTCTGAAACTGCAAGGAAGTGTTCAACATTCGAATATTCTGCTGATGAAGGATAATCCGGACCGGCTTTATGGTCTGGATGGAGTGACTCATATAGCTGGTGTCATCAATGAAGAGGTTAGTGAGCAcattgttttcgaaaatatttcatgtgtcatttttttgtttattataacGCTAGTCATTATTTAAAGTTGTTAAGTTAAATAGAGTTGTTGTATTAGTGATTTATTAGTTTATAGAGATTCGACGGAAGAATTTTTAATTTGGGTAATGATTACAAATAAGTAGAAGAGTCTGAGTAGTGAAGATAGTGGGGTGCAACTTATTTAGAATTCAGGAAGTCAAGCGAAGCTTGTTGCATGTAGGTTTCAGAAAAACACTGAGGGTATCCTTATCAGTAAACTTAATATCAGAACGTGTTTTTTTTCTTAATCGACCCTCTATAGTGTACCAACACTAAAatactctcctcactagccattgtgTTTCATTCTAATGAGAGGAATTCACGTTCACACCATATTTATACATGTCGGGGCTTGATAATTCGAAGCAATCaatttcgaattatatatatatatatatatatatatatatatatatatatatatatatatatatatatatatataattcgaaacAGACTCATTCGAATTATTAGGGACGTCCTTGCATGCATAATTTGAATCACCCTAATTTGAACTACCCTAAGGCTACATGCATGCATAATTCGAATTGGCCAAATTCAAATTACAAACATCACTACTAGTTCAAATTGGCCTAATTCGAATTAGTGTTGGTTTGGCTAATTCGAATGGGGCTCCCTTTTGAGAGATTCAGGTAACGTTTTTTAATTTGGTAGAATTGTGTAATTTGGCCCTCGTTCCATTTGATTTGTTTGTGCCAAGCCCCATTCTTAAATGTGTTTTattaaagtcaccaaaaaaaaatatgttttattaaataaaaagtgttacactctttgttaattaaatgaattataactctttatttgttatattttataccaatagtttagatttaaattttaaaatttagtatttaaaatttacgGTTtgtgatttagaatttaaaattcaaaattttagaattcaaagtatgatttaggatttagatgatttatgatttatagtttagaatttaaggtttaacatttatgttttaaattataataCACAGAtattgacacagtacatgatacgATATAATACGAGACACGTAAAtacaaaaatttcaattttttataagatatggagatatagtatatatacaaaatataaattataatgatatatttattaatattaaaatataaattaatcttTAACTATTTTTCGATTACACTTTaactatttttttgattttttttgtttgattagacatttattagtattttaataaGTTTGATTCTTACGatactaattttattaatttgttagtttttactcctttattttgtattattgaaAATACTAGtaaaaattacatataattttaatattattttattttataattacacAAAATAGCATGTCTCCAAAACTAATTCCTAGAAGAGCCAATgaaaaaaactcaattaaaatgcaaatgactgaaaaaaaaaaaaaaaaaaactagatggAACGATTATACTACTGAAGAGAAAATTGTTGTTGGAAATAAGCCTTATACACACTTAGAGAAAATTAGAAGAACATAGTAACTAAGTTTAAGAATATCAAAAGTTGTTTGTATATTTTATGTTTTACCTTGGATTAATCAACACTCTTAAAATTTCGCATTAATTTCTATATGTCAAATTTAAATTAGCTTAATAATATGTATACatcttatataattaattaaaagtataattaaaattaatcataaaatgCAATAAAATATGGTAATTTTTAAAAGTTCTTCCAACAGAGTGATGAGAATTAGggaagaatttagaatttaaaaaaaattaagttttgggagaaaatattaagatttagaataaaattaaaaattaaaaaattagaattaatgatataaattataattactaattatgataaatgatatttttgataaaaaatatttaaaaattgcttttatttttacttttttttaaaacaatggGTTGAGTACTAtgtatttattcaatttaaataaaaaaaagagttagCAACGCCCAGGCCGTGATTAAAGGTGCGTTTGTTTTTAAGAAATAGGACAAAATAAGATACTGAGAATAAGACACAAAGGATAAAAACACaagattttgtatttttatattttgtttggtaataaattaaaataaattataaaaatttaatttttttattttttttcatttaaaaaatttaagaagaaaaatataataataaaaaatatatttataaaaaattaacaaaaacattaaaaaaaataaaaaataaattttatcctttattaatattttttgtgtctttttttatcaaaataaatacaaaatatactaatttaatatctctaaatacaatatttttatttatatcttatctgtcaaatataaatttatatctttatattcttattttaatgTTTCGTTCTTATAAATAAACACAACCGACTGGCCAAAAGAAATCCTTGGTATTTGGTAATGGCAATACTCTAGTAATGTTTTTTACTATTTAAACCTCCAGCTCATGGTTCATAACACACTACACACTaaatacacacacacatatatatatatatatatatatatatatatatatatatatatatatatatatatatataattaatactactaattactaaaaatttttagaaatcatAGGGCATGGTCATGGTGAGAAGTGGGAATACGTATTTCTATTTTGTAATAAAGGaggcacaaaaaaaattaaataaatattctaataaaaattttataattattcatatataatttttttttgtttttaaataataaattataagattaaattttaatatattataaaattattatttttatttaaaatataattaaataaataaattatatttttatataaaatatttttataaaaaaatatttttaatatttttatttcaataattcCTAAAAAATTATGTAACAAAGTACAAATAGTACGGGATTTTAGTGGGGTTCACTTGAAGAGTAAAACAACGCCATTTTATTTGAGTACTCTCTAATAgtctattaacaaaaaaatttatcagGAAACAATTTGATCAACCAAAAAAATATCGATGACTAAATTGAATCAAAAAGATTTTAATGATAAACTTGACTCAAGTATAAAATTTCAGAGAttaatctaaatatttattctttttaattttgtgtgtgtgatttttttttttaaatatgtgatCGTTTAGAATTAGACGTTTTATGTTTAGTTCCTTACTTATTGTCTTTATTAAGTCTTTATTATTTGTATAATTGTTGGGTTGTTTCTTGACCAATGCTTCCAATCAATACAACTTACTATCTTGTAGAATAAATGGGACGTGAATCTTACCTCAAAATTTGACAATTCTCGTGCATTTGTTTTTGAATATTCGATccccaaaagaagaaaaaatgggtCTAACAAAAGGGATTATTCCTTACATGACATGTTCTTTGGAAAAACAATACttacaataaataaatatcaataaaatggTTTCACCCAATGAAAATGAAGCTTGGGATAATTAAGTACGCGGATTTAAAATTAGCATGCGTGTTAGCAGATAAAACATAATTTTATtgcttaaacaaaattaaattcttcaaaacttttttccttttaatattATCATAAACCAAACtcataaatatactaaataattagaTTAGTAAAAGAGTTTACTACTTAATACATTTCATTCTACTCTATCATAAGCATGTTCATATTTAATTTCAAAGTCATATTTGATTATTTGTTTCTCCATAGATTTTAGCCTTGAAAAGATGCATGTATTCATAGACTACTGTTACGGATTCGTCCCACAGATCCCACACTCAAAACGGTTTCTGAATTCAGTTATCTAGATCGGACCCACTTCGACCTTTTAGAAAGTCCAGAACCGGCTTGCTAAAGCTTCTAAccaacaattaaatttaaatacctcccttatcttaaccaaataagataagataagataatcacCATCACCTATATAAAGGGGAGCCCCTGTCCCCTCAGGTATGACGTTCACTctacacaccttatacctctcagatccattctgacttgagcgtcagagtgtctttgcaggtaccaccccccattgctccagtcaaataATCCAGCATCCGCGTCGACCCACAAATttccgatccatctctcaacccgtaccagaggcatccagtacattggcgccgtctgtggggacttgcAACATCGTTATGCAATGGCGGACGCCTTCGAGGAGCGATCCCCGAGCCACCATGATAACTCCCGAACGAGGAACCCAACCCCCGAACACCAAGAGACTACACCCCATGGAAGGATAGCAAGCACTATTCGCCAGACCCCGGCACAAAATAAAGAGAACGGTCCCGAATACCAGTCGCCGAAAACCTGGGAGAAAAGGGAGCCCAGATAATTCAAGATCTCTGTCTCCAGGTACAAGAGCTCGAGGGACGAGTTCCAACTAAGGAAAAACACCACGTTGAAAGCGGAAGCCACGCGACTTCCCGATCAAGATCCCGCCATGAAACCAGACATGCCAGGTCGCCCGAACGGCAACACGGCAGGAGAAATGATCGCAGCGCCTCCCGCGACCAGGGACACCAGCACGGTGCAAACGGCAGAAGACACGACAAGTCGCCCAAACGGCGACATGGCAAGAGGCACGACCGCAGCGTCTCCCGCGACCCGAGTCATTGACACGACACGGACGACGACCGACGACATCGAGAACCCAAATGCACAAGAAACGACCACGTGATCATGGGAGCTACTCCTTTTATTGAAAGAATCCTGAGAGAAAAACTCCCCAAGGGTTTTGACAAACCCACGGACATGAAGTACGACGGAACCAAGGACCCCCAGGAACACCTGACAGCTttcgaggccagaatgaacctggAAGGAGCCCCCGACGCGGTCCAATGCAGggccttcccggtaaccctaACCAGACCCGGGATTAAATGGTTTAACGCCCTGCCCAACGAATCTATAACTGGCTTCCACGACATCTCACGAAAATTCAAGGTCCAATTCACCACCAGAATCACCAAAGCCAAACATCTCATCAGCTTGTTGGGAGTCACTCAGAGACAAGACGAGTCCACAAGAAAATACTTTAACCGATTCAATGACGAGTGCTTGACGGTCGACGGACTGACTGACTCAATTGCAAGCCTCTGCCTAACCAACGGACTCATGAACGAAGACTTCCAGAAACACCTCACCACCAGACCGATGtggaccatgcacgagatccagGGCATTGCAAAGGAGTACATAAACGACGAAAAGGTAAGTCAAGTCGTAGCCGCCAATAAACGGCAACATGGCAACACCCAGCACGGCAACAAAGCACCTCGACATAAACCCCCCACCAAGAGAAAACCAGAGGGAACATTCTAAACTGGTGAACATAAACCGACCTCCCAGAGCCAGAAAATTCTCTAACTACACACCCCTGACGGCCCCGATCACCGAGATCTACCACCAAATAACAGACCGAGGTATCCTCCCGAAGGGCCCGACAACTTAAGGAAAGAACCGGCGGCAACAAAACCATATACTGCGACTACCACCGAGGTTACGGATATAGGACATAAGACTGTTTTGACTTAAAAGATGCTCTCGAATAAGCAATAAGAGACGGAAAACTCCCCGAGTTCACCAAAATTATCAGGGAACCAAAACGAGCAGAAAGAGACAGATCACCAGAGAGAGAAGGGCGCAACCCGAGGACGTAGAGACAAGCCCCCCAGGGAAAGCCCAGAGACAGACCCGACCATAATTGTAAATGTCATCACAGGCAAAGACACCCCGAGTAAATCGAAATTAGCACTCAAGAAGGATCTCAAGGTCTTGGCAGTCAAAAACCAAACCCCAACCGCCACCACTGGTAAAGCGATAACATCCTCCCCCGAGGACTGCCAACACGGCACCTTGGCGGAAGACGCCCCCTTTGTCATCTCGACAAAGATTGGAACTGGGCTAGTCAGAAGAATACTGGTGGATACAGGAGCAAACTCTAACATCCTTTTCAGAGGAGCCTTCGACAAGTTCGGACTCCGCAACGACAATCTACAGACACACCGCAAGGGAGTCACCAGACTCGGAGACAACTTCCTCAAACCAGACGGTTCCATTGTCCTTCCCCTCACCATAGGGATGgaaaaccaaaggaagacaatcCTATCCGAGTTCGTGGTCCTCAAAGACTCCACCGCCTACAACGTCATCctcggaagaaaaacaatcaacgacCTCTCCGCCGTTATCTTCACAAAATTCCTCCTCATGAAGTTTACCGCAGAGGACGGATCCATCGGAATAATCCACGGAGACCGGGAAATCGCAGTagaatgcgacaacaccagcctagccCTACGGGAGAGATCCCGCGACGCGGCCGGATATTCTTAGCCGACCTCGATGCCCGGCAAGACAGACAACCTAGACTGGAACCAGAGGGGGACATGGAGAAACTACAAATAGGACACACCATAGAAGAATACACTTTCATCAACAGGAACCTTCCATACGACCTTAAGGAAGACCTCTCACGCCTCCTAAGACGGAGCAGAGACTTGTTCGCATTCACTCCCGCCGACATGCCAGGAATTGACCCCGACCTAATGTCCCACCGGCTAGCCGTAGATCCCAAGGCCAAGCCTGTGACACAAAGGAGACGAAAAATGTCCCCCAACAGAGCAGCCGAAGTAAAGAAATAGGTCACAGCCCTCCTCGAAGCGGGCTTCATCAGGGAACTACCCTATGCGACCTGGCTCGCCAATGTCGTGCTAGTAAAAAAAGCTAAcggaaagtggcgaatgtgcgtcgactacacggacttaaacaaagcttgtccaaaagacACCTTTTCCCTACCAAATATTGACGGGCTGGTAGACGCCGCATCTGGTCACCaatacctcagcttcatggacgcatactccgaATACAACCAGATACCCATGCACCAACCAGACGAGGAGAAAACGGCATTAATCCCCTCAAACATCATTCATCCCCCCGAACGGCACGTACTGTTACACAGTCATTCCCTTCGGCCTGAAAAACGTTGGAGCCACCTTCCAAAGGCTCGTCAACAAGATATTCCAAGGCTTGTCCGGGACCAAGCTAGAAGTCTACATAGATGACATGCTCGCCAAAATTGACTTCGGCGAGCAACTCATAGATGACCTTGAGCTCGTCATGAACACCTTGAGGAAGCACCGGATGCGCCTTAACCCGGCAAAATGCCCCTTTGGAATGGAAGCAGGAAAATTTCTGGGCTTCATGATCACATAGCGCAGGGTAGAGGTGAACCC
Encoded here:
- the LOC140179155 gene encoding uncharacterized protein — protein: MGATPFIERILREKLPKGFDKPTDMKYDGTKDPQEHLTAFEARMNLEGAPDAVQCRAFPVTLTRPGIKWFNALPNESITGFHDISRKFKVQFTTRITKAKHLISLLGVTQRQDESTRKYFNRFNDECLTVDGLTDSIASLCLTNGLMNEDFQKHLTTRPMWTMHEIQGIAKEYINDEKTENSPSSPKLSGNQNEQKETDHQREKGATRGRRDKPPRESPETDPTIIVNVITGKDTPSKSKLALKKDLKVLAVKNQTPTATTGKAITSSPEDCQHGTLAEDAPFVISTKIGTGLVRRILVDTGANSNILFRGAFDKFGLRNDNLQTHRKGVTRLGDNFLKPDGSIVLPLTIGMENQRKTILSEFVVLKDSTAYNVILGRKTINDLSAVIFTKFLLMKFTAEDGSIGIIHGDREIAVECDNTSLALRERSRDAAGYS